From one Suricata suricatta isolate VVHF042 chromosome 8, meerkat_22Aug2017_6uvM2_HiC, whole genome shotgun sequence genomic stretch:
- the FAM43B gene encoding protein FAM43B, with amino-acid sequence MLPWRRNKFVLVEDEAKCKAKSLSPGLAYTSLLSSFLRSCPDLLPDWPLERLGRVFRSRRQKVELNKEDPTYTVWYLGNAVTLHAKGDGCTDDAVGKIWARCGPGGGTKMKLTLGPHGIRMQPCERSAAGGSGGSGGRRPAHAYLLPRITYCTADGRHPRVFAWVYRHQARHKAVVLRCHAVLPPPPFQNNLSKEEGRSFQKSRRVALDLGQMEAVVLPLAS; translated from the exons ATGCTGCCCTGGAGACGCAACAAATTCGTGCTGGTGGAGGACGAGGCCAAGTGCAAGGCGAAGAGCCTGAGTCCGGGACTCGCCTACACGTCGCTGCTCTCCAGCTTCCTGCGCTCCTGCCCCGACCTGCTACCCGACTGGCCGCTGGAGCGCCTTGGCCGCGTGTTCCGCAGCCGGCGCCAGAAAGTGGAGCTCAACAAGGAGGACCCGACCTACACCGTGTGGTACCTGGGCAACGCCGTCACCCTGCACGCCAAGGGCGACGGCTGCACCGACGACGCTGTGGGCAAAATCTGGGCGCGCTGCGGGCCGGGCGGGGGCACCAAGATGAAGCTGACGCTGGGGCCGCACGGCATCCGCATGCAGCCGTGCGAGCGCAGCGCCGCGGGGGGATCGGGGGGCTCCGGGGGCCGCCGGCCGGCGCACGCCTACCTGCTGCCGCGTATCACCTACTGCACCGCGGACGGGCGCCACCCGCGCGTCTTCGCCTGGGTGTACCGCCACCAGGCGCGCCACAAGGCCGTGGTGCTGCGCTGCCACGCCGTGCT accaccccctcccttccAAAACAACCTCtcaaaagaagagggaagaagttTCCAGAAATCCAGGAGGGTTGCCTTGGACCTTGGCCAGATGGAAGCCGTGGTCCTGCCCTTGGCCAGTTAA